The Vibrio cyclitrophicus sequence CTCTCCTGTCGTGACATCGGCAATCTCGATTGGCCTATTTGCTGCAGCAACGCACATCTCAACCAAAGGTGCGAGCTGGTTAGGTAAGATTGCAGAGATCGTGGCATACGGCGTATTTGCTCTGTTCGCGATTTACGTTATCGGTGCACTGATGGCACTGGGCGGTAACCACGAACCGGTTGAACCAATCACGCTAGAGGCAATGACGCCAACCATCAACTGGGCAACGTTAGGCATCATGTGTTGGATCTTCCAGGCAGCCGGTGGTGCAGAAACTGCAGCCGCTTACCTAAACGATGTTAAAGGTGGTCATAAGTCTTTCATCAAGGTGATCATCAGCGCGGGTATCGCTATCGGTATCATGTACGCAGTCGGTTCTCTATTAGTGAACGTATTCGTTGCACGTGATGAGCTAACTTATGCTGGCGGCATGGTTGAAATCTTCACTGGTATGGCGAACTACTTAGACATTTCCCAATCTCTAACGGGTCGCTTCGTCGGTATCATCCTATTCGTCGCTATGTTCGGTTCGATGATGATGTGGACAGCAGCTCCAGTGAAAATTCACTTCTCTGAAATCCCTAAAGGTGTTTACGGTGAAAAGACGACTGAGCTTAACGAACACGGCGTGCCAGTACGTGCAGCATGGTGGCAGTTTGCGTTCGTATTCCTAATGCTAGTGATTAACGGCTTCGGTTCTGAGTCTGTACAAGACATGATGAACACCGCGATTAACCTAACAGCAGGTACGGCAATGTTACCGCCTATCTTCATCATGGTGGCGTACTTTGTATTCCGCTTGAAGCATGACGATACGCCACGTGACTTCCGCATGGGTACTCGAGTTCAAGGTATGGCTGTTGTATCTGTACTTATCGGTATCTTCGTTGTGAGCATGACAGCATCAGCATTCCCAACGGGTGTAGACCTAATGCAAGCGTTCTTCGTCAACGTATTTATGACGGCAGTGTTCTCAGCTATCGCTTGGTGGTGGATCTCTCGCTTTGAAAAGAAGCAAGCAGGTAAAGAAGCAAAGCTAGAAACAGCTAAGCAATCGTAGCACTCTGAATTACCCCCAACTTTAAAAGCGCCTGCCATGGCGCTTTTTTTTGTTTTAAATCAGACAATTAAAGTAGCAACCACAAAAATAAAAACGCCGTTACGTCAAGGTTTCACTTCACGAAAAACGCCAATTAATCGGTAAGAAAACTCGAATAAAAACCAAGGTAAAATATTAACTAAATTTATTTACCCAATGTCACATATTCGATCAATTTAGATTAACTTCCCGCCGCTTAATCTTTAATCTTCTTGCTGAAGAGACAAGCTATTCCATATAAAAAACGACACAAAGCCCCTACAAGCCTTATCAAACGTCGCACATGAAACTGCCAATCTCTTTATAGAACTTCTGAGTCGTTAACCTGTTATTTCGGTAATAAATTTACTGAAAACAGCAAAGTTAAATCACTAAGAAGTCCGATCGTAAATCTATAAAAATAATATCTGAGCCAACCCTGATTGATCTGAGCGGGTGTTTGCCAAACCAACATAACAATAAAAGTGCGGCCTAGAGCCTCCCTCTCTAGGACCAAGTTATAACGATCATCAACGTGATTCACCGGAGAACATCATGTCCGATAATAAACGCAGTACGATAGGCAAATTTGCCCTACTGTCTATGACCTTCGCGGCGGTATATAGCTTCAATAACATCATTAATAACAACATCGAAATCGGCCTCTCTTCGGCTCCGATGTTCTTTTTAGCAACCATCTTTTATTTTGTTCCTTTCTGTCTGATAGTCGCTGAATTTGTGTCACTGAATAAAGACTCTGAAGCGGGTGTTTATTCTTGGGTTAAAAGCTCGCTAGGCGGCCGCTGGGCATTTATTTCGGCTTACACATACTGGTTTGTTAACCTATTCTTCTTCACGTCTCTGTTGCCTAGAATCATCGCTTATGCGTCATATGCGTTCTTAGGTTTCGAGTACATCTTCACGCCAATGACCACAGCAATTCTGAGTACCATTTTGTTTGCGGTCGCGACTCACATCTCGAACAACGGCGCGAAGCTACTGGGCCCTATCACCTCTTTAACTTCGTCACTGATGCTATTGCTGACTATGTCTTACATCCTGTTATCAGGCGGCGCATTGGTTGGTGGTATCGAACCTGCTGACCCAATCACGATTGAGGCAATGACACCGAGCTTTAACTGGGCATTCCTTGGCGTAATCACTTGGATCTTCATGGCGGCGGGCGGTGCAGAATCGGTCGCAGTTTACGTAAACGACATCAAGGGCGGTCACAAATCTTTCGTTAAGGTAATCATCATTGCCGGTATCTTTATCGGTGCGCTTTACTCCGTTGGCTCTGTACTTGCTAACGTGTTTGTTGCTCGTGAAGAGTTGAAGTTTACTGGCGGTTCAGTACAGGTATTTGAAGGGCTAGCAAGACACTTTGGACTGTCTGAAATCTTGATGAACCGTTTCGTGGGTGTGGTTTCATTCACGGCAATGCTAGGCTCTCTACTGATGTGGACAGCGACACCAGTTAAGATTTTCTTCTCTGAAATCCCTAAAGGTATCTTCGGTGAGAAAACCGTCGCGCTTAACAAGCAAGGCGTTCCAGAGCGTGCAGCATGGGTTCAGTTCTTTATCGTGATTCCGCTGATGTTCATCCCAACGTTAGCCTCTGACACAGTTCAAGATTTGATGAGCACCATCATCAACATGACTGCAGCAGCTTCTATGCTACCGCCACTGTTCATCATGATCGCTTACCTTCACCTGCGCGTGAAACTGGACCACCTTCCTCGTGATTTCCGCATGGGCTCACGCCGAGTTGGTATCACTGCGGTTTCGATTCTTATCGGTATCTTTACCGTAGGCTTCTTTGCATCGACCTTCCCAACGGGCGCTGACATCATGACCATCATTTTCTACAACGTTGGCGGGATTGTGATCTTCCTTGGTTACGCATGGTGGAAATACGGTCAATACGAGAAAAGCTTATCTGCAGAAGAGAAAAAACTAGAAGCGAAACCTGAACCGGTCAACGCTTAGTTTTACCCTACGTTCTGATTGAAAACTTAAAGCACTCCCATTTGGTGAGTGCCTTTTTTATGACTAAACAACAATCACTTAGACTATTTGGCCTATCATGATCCTTTTACTATCTAACCTATATAAAATCATTAATATCAATTAGCTAGGAAAGAACCGCACCTGATAATGGTAATGCTCTTTCAATAATTTGTATTCATCATGGACACTTGGCGTCCATGAATCATCACCGCCCACACCCATATGAAAACCATCGATGTTCACAAACAACTGGTCTTGTTCGGTTAAGTCACAAGTATGTTTTGCCTTCTGTAGCTGCTGTAACCCAAAACGACTGACTGAGAAATGGAAGTCTCCTTGCAATTCGAATGCGCCCACTTTTGCCTCACGAACATCACAACGCAAACCGCAATCAGAAGGGAAAATATACGGGGTATGCATTTGTTCAATACTTTGCTGATATAGCCCCATATGTGCGGACATCTTTCGATCTGGGTAGTTTTCGTGTGGCCCACGACCAAACCATTCCACCCCATCAGGCACATGCTTCAAAGCAAACTCAAATCCGACTCGTGGCAGAGACGGCAAACCTTTCGCCGCTTGAACATCCACATCTAATTTGACCTCACCATCGGCAAATAATTGGTATTGCCAAGTCGACAACAAACGAACCTGATCTTCCACCGTGTGGGCAATTCTTGCAGTCACCGACACCCTATTTTTCTGAGTGATGGATGAAAATTCGATGCACTCTGGAGTGAGCCTATCTAACCTCATAGCCTGCCAGCGTGCGATCCATGAATTGGGGTCTACACGGTTTGCTTCACTGACACCGATATCGTTGTCTAATGGTGCGCGATAAAAGTTATCTCGAAGGCCACTAGCAAGCTGTTCCACCCCTTTGATTTTCCAGCTTTCTAATGTCCCAGACAATCTGTCGAACTCTACTTGATAAGCATCACCAATCACCGTCAGCAGCGTGTCGGTTTCAGTCACTTTCGGTGGAAATTGAGAGAGGTTAGCATCCAACATCAATTGTGGTTGAGTAGGTAAGCTAAGCTGTTCAATCGCCGTCACATGACCTTTATCCGCCCATGCAGTATTGGTGTTTAATACCACTTCGAGATTAAGGTAATTAAGCACGTTGGCCGTCTTCGGAATAGTTACACCATCAAGCTCAATCTGCACACTGGATTGAGCTTCAACAAACAGTTCAATACTGCCATGACATTGAACAATTCCATCTTGAGTGATATTCCAATTAAGCGTTTCGACAGACTCTGAATCAAATAAATACTCACTAGTAATCTCAATCACCAGTGGTGATGCAGAAACCAGCTTGAATTGATAAAACTGCTGCGCTTTTTTCACTTCATGAAGCGTTGGATGCACCGTTCTGTCTGGGAACACCAAACCATTAATGCAGAACTGGCGATCATTAATCTCGTCGCCGAAATCACCACCATAGCCCCAGTACTGTTTGCCGCTCGAATCGGTTTTGGTGATCCCTTGATCGACCCAATCCCAGATAAATCCGCCCTGTAGTCTTGGGTTGTCTCTAAACGCCTGCCAGTATTTATCAAAGCTACCTAGACTGTTCCCCATTGCATGGGCGTATTCACAGAGAATCAGAGGACGTTGCTCGTTTGGTAGAGCGATAGCTTTACGAATACCCACGCGAGGTGTCACCTCAGGTTGACTCTCAACCACAGGTAAATCCCAATCAACCCGCGCATACATAGGACATAAAATATCGGTCGCTGCGGTATCTGCCCCGCCACCTTCATACTGAACAGGACGTGTTGGATCAGTTTGTTTCACCCATCGATACATCGCATGGTGATTACGACCAATACCCGATTCATTGCCCAGCGACCAAATGATCACGCTGGCGTGGTTTTTATCGCGCTCCACCAGCCTTGTCATTCGTCTCATGTACGCATTCAACCATGACGCATCATCGGATAAACGGCACATCGGAAATTGACCATGAGTTTCCACATTCGCTTCATCAACCAGATACAGACCATACTCATCACATAGTTCATACCACAATGGATGATTCGGATAATGAGCGGTTCTAACGGCATTGAAGTTATTTTGTTTGAGCAGTTTGATGTCTTGAATCATCCCCTCTCGAGTCATGGTGTGACCCAATTCAGGGTGATGTTCATGACGATTGACGCCACGAATCAGCAACGGTTTTCCGTTAACTTTTAGCAAACTATCGGTAATTTCAACACTTCGAAAGCCGACATCGTAAGCCTCACAATCTATGAGCTCATCTTGTTGATTGAGTAACGACACCACACAGCGATATAAGTAGGGTGACTCGGCACTCCACTTGTTCGGATTCACGACCGAAAGGCGGTGCTCTGCGACTTCAGACCAAGGCCCTTTCTCATCCACAACTCGCTCGCCAAAGCCCACGATTTGAGGTTCACAAACCAACTGTCCTTGAGCATCATAAAGTTCAGCTTTCAGCTTATCGAAGCCTTCTACATCATTGCTGTGCTTGGTTATTTGCGTAGAAATATTTAAAACCGCATCGCGATAGCAAGCATCTAGCTGAGTCTCAATACCAACATCCTCGATTGCGACCTTGGGCTTTCTCAATAAAGTCACATCACGGAAGATGCCGCTGAGCCACCACATATCTTGGTCTTCAAGATAGGAACCATCAGACCAACGCAGCACCATGACTGCTAGCGTGTTCTCGCCTGCTTGTAAGTATTCAGACACGTCAAATTCAGCCGGTAATCGACTGTCTTGCGAATAGCCAACCCACTTGCCGTTGCACCACAAATGAAATGCAGAATTCACGCCATCAAAGGTCAGCCTATGGGTATCTAATAGCTCCGGTTCCGTGCAGTTAAAATGCGTGCGGTAGAGTCCTGTCGGATTATCGCTAGGGACGAAGGGAGGGTTATCAGCGAAAGGATATTTCACATTGGTATAGATCGGTTTATCAAAGCCTTGCATCTGCCAGTTGCTTGGCACCGCGATCGACTTCCATGAGGAATCATCAAAATGTTCAGAGACAAACTCTTCGCAGACCAACTCAGGCGAATCGAACAGCTGAAACTTCCAAACCCCATTGAGAGACAAGGTGCGTGACGAGTTCTTCCCCACAGCCTCTGCCAACGAGGTGTAACCATTCAAAGGAGCATGAGCCTCAACAACGTTATGATGAGTGATGTGTTGGTTTTCCCATTCGCGGGCAGAGATGATCTGAGAGAAAGTTCTCATTAAGTGTTCCTTACGATAAACCGAATATAGTGAATCATTGCAAGTAGTACTAGGCAGGTTGTAATGGGTGCCTCTAGCGCTCAAAACGAGGAACACTAATCAAATAACACTGACAATGACAAACTGAAAAGGAAAAGAGCCGCAGCAAGAGTCGCTGCGGCAGATAACGTATTACTTAAAGGTACGCTTGCTCACCTTATCGAGTTTCTTCAAGATTTTTTCGATTCTGTCTGGGTGAACCATAAACTCTTGGAAGCCTTTCATGCCCTCTTTGGCCATCGCAGGATCGGTATCGCGGTCATAGAACTGAGCCGTACCATCGGTAGAAGCCAGCATTGCTACACCTTTATCTAAGAACGGATCTGACTTCGCTTTGGCTTTATTGTTGGTTGGGATTTGCAGCAACATCTCATTGATGAGTTGCTGATTTTCAGCACGCGCAACAAACTCTAGGAACTTACGTGCATCTTCCTTATTTTTCGCTTTAGAAGGAATGTGTAACGTGTCCATTGGCGCATCTTCAGACATAGGAACACTTGGGTCGATCACCGGAAATTGGAAGAAATCCATCTTGCCATCTAATTCAGCCGGGAAGTTTGGCGTAATGAAGTTCCCCATGAGGTACATCGCCGCTTTGCCGTTATATAAGAATGGCTGAGCTTCTTGCCAAGAATAAGAGGCGTGATTTTCTAAGTAGTAACCAGGTTCAACAAGCTCTGCCCAGTTAGCGAACGTTTTCTTCACTCGCTCATCAGAATAAGGCACCTTGCCTTCCATCAACTGAATGTGGAAATCCAAGCCGTTGGTACGCATGTTGATGTAATCAAACCAACCCGCAGCAGTCCACAAGTACTTAGTACCAATCGCAAACGGTGCTACCCCATTTTCTTTCAGCGTTGCTGATGCGGATTTCAAGTCATCCCAAGTTTTAGGCTCACCGATACCATATTGTTCAAAGATGTCTTTACGATAATAAATACCCCATTGGTAATACGTGTATGGCACACCATATTGCTTGCCTTGTACTGTCATCGCAGGAGCGCCAGCCGCAAAGTCTTGCTTCATGTTGTTGTCTGTCCAAATATCGCTCACATCTTCGAACAGACCACGGTCAACAAAGGCTTTCATTCGGTTACCCGCATACCAGAAAACCACATCAGGCGGCGAAGTGACCAACCAATTACGAATCGTTGTTTTGTACGACTCGTGATCGTACAAATTGTACTTCACCGTAATGTCGGGGTTTTCTTTTTCAAAGCGATTGATGATCTCACCCCACGCTTCTTTCGGCGCAGGATCAGATGCATCAGAGTTGATGACTAAGGTTCCTGCAAACGCGGTTGTAGAAACGGAGGCGGCAAGCACTGCTGTGGCAGCGATATGTTTCACGTATTTCATATTGAGGTCCTTGTTATGGAGCTAAGCTCTCTAAGTCCAATTCTTATAGTTTTGTCTTGTAGGGTTTTCGTGCCTTTTTTACTCTTATAGTGAATCCAAGTTGGATCTGTTCAGTTAAGGCGGCTAACGTCGAACCACCTTGATTGATTCGGTTTAAGTCTCCTTTCACCATTCTAGAAGAACGTTTTATCCTTTCGTGGCTCCCAATGTTAGGCCAGCAATAAAGTGTTTTTGCATAGTAAAAAACAGAACCACTGGTGGAATGGCTGCCACTACCGCACCAGCAGACATAAACTGCCAAGATGCCAACCACTGGCCTTGCAGTGAACTCAACCCCGCAGTTACCGGGCGAACGTCATCACTCTGAACCAATACCAACGCCCAAAAGAAGTCATTCCAAATAAAGGTAAACACCAAGACTGCTAACGCCGCTAATGCAGGGCGAACCAGAGGCAGCACTACATGCCAGAATATTTTCCATTCACTTACCCCTTCAACACGCGCCGCTTCGATCAAGGCATCTGGGATCCCGACGATAAAGTTACGCATGAACAAGGTACAGAAGCCGGCTTGAAAAGCGATATGGAAAAAAATCAGCGCCCAATGGGTATCGTAAAGGCCAAGTCCAATCGTTAAATCACGCACTGGAATCATCAAGATTTGAAACGGAACAAAGTTGCCCGCGATAAACATCGCAAAGATCCAAACATTGGCTTTGAAGTTGTATTTCGCCAAGGCGTACCCAGCCAAAGTCGAAAGAGCGACAGCCCCTGCGACGGCTGGCAATGTAATGATCAGACTATTGATTAAGTACTGCCCCATCGAAGTCGAGGTAAAAACTTGGGTATAGTTCTCAATGAACTGAATCTCGCTCGGCCAGCCCCAATAATTACCTTTGTTGATGTCATCCATCGAACGAATCGACGTCATCATCACGGCGATAAGCGGTAACAACCACATCACGATCGAGATAGGTAACGCGACTCGGTAACTGATATTAGTAAAGCGACCGGCTTTTTGAATTGGTTGCGGAAACATTATTTTTCACTCCTTAACATGCGCCACAAGAAGTAAGCGATATAGATATCCATGATCAGAAACAGCACCACTGAAACCGCCGCACCGTAACCCATTCGATAATTAAAAATAGACTCTTCATACATTTGATACGCCAGTACCGTCGAACTTCCCCAAGGTCCACCAGCCGTCATGGTTGCCACCAAATCGAAAGAACGAAGGGCACCAATTACTGTCACGACCACAGCAATAAACGTCGCCGGTCTTAATTGAGGAAGCACCACATACCAGAGCATGCGCCATTTCTTCGCACCATCAAGGCGAGCAGCTTCTAACTGTTCTGGATCTAGGTTATTCAGCCCCGTTAAATATAAGATCATGCAATAAGAGATCTGTGGCCATAAGCCCGCTGCGATGATTCCGTAGGTCACATAATCTTCATCGGCGAGAATCGAAATAGGTTCAATACCAAACGCACCTAATGCAATGTTAAAAAGACCAAATGACGGGTCATAGAACCAAGAAAATACGAGGCCGACCACCACTTGAGAAATAACAAAGGGGAAAAAGAATAAGGATTTAACGACACGAATGCCTTTCACTTGTTGGTTTAAGAAAAGGGCAATCGCCAAGCCACAAGGTGGCGCGAGCATAAAGAAGATCAACCAAAGAAAGTTATTCGTTAGAGAAGTGTAGAAAGCCTCGGAATCAAACAGTTCACGATAGTTTTCCAGCCCTACCCACTCTTTTTCACCTAGCCCATCCCACTCAAAGAAGCTAAGCCAGATACTGTCCAAGATTGGATATATAACGTAGAGAGAGAAGATAGCGATAGCCGGGGCTAAGAACAGCCAAGGCGACACTTTAGAGCTTATGCGTCTTTTCTTCTTCGCTGACGGGGTGTGATTTTGTGGGTATATCGTTTTCACAGATTGCTCCATTTCCCGAAATTCCTTGTCTTCAAAGCTTCATTTACTATTTGGTTAATTTCCACCTAGATTTCTAAATTTCATCTAGTAACTCAGCATTTATAATGATTACGTTCAAATATTAGGCTTATTGATAATATTACGCACAGTTATGTTTTATTTTTGTAAACGTTTCCACAAAAAACACTACAGATCGTCATATTTATATGACTCGGATCAATAAATCATGCGAGGCATCTAACAAATTTCTGATGAAAGCGTATGTTTTAAAGGCAAAGTGATGTAGTCCAACGAAGCAAGGAGAGAGCATGGCTGATATCAGCTTAAAACAGGTCATCAAACGATATGGTGATGTTCAAACGATCCATGGTGTTGATCTAGAAATAAGTAACGGCGAGTTCGTCGTATTCGTTGGGCCGTCTGGTTGTGGTAAATCAACCCTCTTACGCTTAGTTGCTGGCTTGGAAGAGATTACTGAAGGTGAGATTCATATCGGTGATGATCTTGTAAACGATATCGATCCTGCCGAGCGTGGTGTCGCGATGGTATTTCAGTCCTATGCCCTTTATCCGCACATGACTGTTGAAGAAAATATGGGCTTTGGCCTGAAAATGAACGGGGTGGCTAAGGAAGTCGTCGAGAAACAGGTCACGGGCGCAGCCAAAACGCTTCAGTTGGAATCTTTATTGAAACGTAAACCTAAAGAATTGTCAGGTGGACAACGTCAACGTGTTGCTATCGGTCGAGCAATTGTTCGTAACCCGAGAGTGTTCTTATTCGACGAACCTTTATCTAACCTAGATGCAGAACTTCGTGTCGATATGCGCTTACAAATCGCCAAATTGCATCAAGATCTGCAAAACACCATGATTTATGTAACGCACGATCAAGTGGAAGCCATGACGCTTGCCGACAAAATAGTCGTACTTAGAGATGGCCGCGTTGAACAAGTTGGTTCGCCACTCGAACTGTATCACTCTCCTCAAAATGAGTTTGTGGCCGGCTTTATTGGCTCTCCGAAAATGAACTTCTTACCTTGTTTGGTCAATAACATCTCTGAGACTCATGCCCAACTGACCATAAATGGCTCGAGTAAAATTACGCTACCACTACCAAGTAATGGTCTTGTTGAAGGACAAAAGCTCACTCTCGGCATTCGACCTGAACATTTGGAGATTAATGGCGAGTCGGATATCACCATTGAGTTCCAGAGTGAGGTCGTAGAAAGGCTAGGCAACAGCACTTATATGTTTGGTCAATCTTGTGGTGTAGACAGCTTTAAAGTTCATCTGCCTGGAGATCAAGAGGTCACTCGCTATCAGTCTCTCAATCTAAATTTCTCATCAAAAGATTGTCATCTGTTTGATGCTGAAGGTCAGAGAATTAATTAAGTGTTTAAAAACGGTAAAGCTAGCTAGATGTTGCTCGCTTTACCGCTTCATTTCAAACTCATTTCTTGTGCCACTTTTTAGTCGTTAAACGCTTCTACTTTATTCCTCTTTACCTTATGAAACATCTCTCAAAAGTTTCATAACTCACA is a genomic window containing:
- a CDS encoding amino acid permease translates to MSESVRGKLGKFALLSMTFAAVFNVRNIVNNNIELGLSSAPIFLLATLIYFIPFVFIIAEFVSANKNSESGMYDWLKKPLGTKAAYLGSFLYWFVNLFWFVSLLPNVIAYASYAMLGYEYAFSPVVTSAISIGLFAAATHISTKGASWLGKIAEIVAYGVFALFAIYVIGALMALGGNHEPVEPITLEAMTPTINWATLGIMCWIFQAAGGAETAAAYLNDVKGGHKSFIKVIISAGIAIGIMYAVGSLLVNVFVARDELTYAGGMVEIFTGMANYLDISQSLTGRFVGIILFVAMFGSMMMWTAAPVKIHFSEIPKGVYGEKTTELNEHGVPVRAAWWQFAFVFLMLVINGFGSESVQDMMNTAINLTAGTAMLPPIFIMVAYFVFRLKHDDTPRDFRMGTRVQGMAVVSVLIGIFVVSMTASAFPTGVDLMQAFFVNVFMTAVFSAIAWWWISRFEKKQAGKEAKLETAKQS
- a CDS encoding amino acid permease; this translates as MSDNKRSTIGKFALLSMTFAAVYSFNNIINNNIEIGLSSAPMFFLATIFYFVPFCLIVAEFVSLNKDSEAGVYSWVKSSLGGRWAFISAYTYWFVNLFFFTSLLPRIIAYASYAFLGFEYIFTPMTTAILSTILFAVATHISNNGAKLLGPITSLTSSLMLLLTMSYILLSGGALVGGIEPADPITIEAMTPSFNWAFLGVITWIFMAAGGAESVAVYVNDIKGGHKSFVKVIIIAGIFIGALYSVGSVLANVFVAREELKFTGGSVQVFEGLARHFGLSEILMNRFVGVVSFTAMLGSLLMWTATPVKIFFSEIPKGIFGEKTVALNKQGVPERAAWVQFFIVIPLMFIPTLASDTVQDLMSTIINMTAAASMLPPLFIMIAYLHLRVKLDHLPRDFRMGSRRVGITAVSILIGIFTVGFFASTFPTGADIMTIIFYNVGGIVIFLGYAWWKYGQYEKSLSAEEKKLEAKPEPVNA
- a CDS encoding beta-galactosidase, translating into MRTFSQIISAREWENQHITHHNVVEAHAPLNGYTSLAEAVGKNSSRTLSLNGVWKFQLFDSPELVCEEFVSEHFDDSSWKSIAVPSNWQMQGFDKPIYTNVKYPFADNPPFVPSDNPTGLYRTHFNCTEPELLDTHRLTFDGVNSAFHLWCNGKWVGYSQDSRLPAEFDVSEYLQAGENTLAVMVLRWSDGSYLEDQDMWWLSGIFRDVTLLRKPKVAIEDVGIETQLDACYRDAVLNISTQITKHSNDVEGFDKLKAELYDAQGQLVCEPQIVGFGERVVDEKGPWSEVAEHRLSVVNPNKWSAESPYLYRCVVSLLNQQDELIDCEAYDVGFRSVEITDSLLKVNGKPLLIRGVNRHEHHPELGHTMTREGMIQDIKLLKQNNFNAVRTAHYPNHPLWYELCDEYGLYLVDEANVETHGQFPMCRLSDDASWLNAYMRRMTRLVERDKNHASVIIWSLGNESGIGRNHHAMYRWVKQTDPTRPVQYEGGGADTAATDILCPMYARVDWDLPVVESQPEVTPRVGIRKAIALPNEQRPLILCEYAHAMGNSLGSFDKYWQAFRDNPRLQGGFIWDWVDQGITKTDSSGKQYWGYGGDFGDEINDRQFCINGLVFPDRTVHPTLHEVKKAQQFYQFKLVSASPLVIEITSEYLFDSESVETLNWNITQDGIVQCHGSIELFVEAQSSVQIELDGVTIPKTANVLNYLNLEVVLNTNTAWADKGHVTAIEQLSLPTQPQLMLDANLSQFPPKVTETDTLLTVIGDAYQVEFDRLSGTLESWKIKGVEQLASGLRDNFYRAPLDNDIGVSEANRVDPNSWIARWQAMRLDRLTPECIEFSSITQKNRVSVTARIAHTVEDQVRLLSTWQYQLFADGEVKLDVDVQAAKGLPSLPRVGFEFALKHVPDGVEWFGRGPHENYPDRKMSAHMGLYQQSIEQMHTPYIFPSDCGLRCDVREAKVGAFELQGDFHFSVSRFGLQQLQKAKHTCDLTEQDQLFVNIDGFHMGVGGDDSWTPSVHDEYKLLKEHYHYQVRFFPS
- a CDS encoding extracellular solute-binding protein; amino-acid sequence: MKYVKHIAATAVLAASVSTTAFAGTLVINSDASDPAPKEAWGEIINRFEKENPDITVKYNLYDHESYKTTIRNWLVTSPPDVVFWYAGNRMKAFVDRGLFEDVSDIWTDNNMKQDFAAGAPAMTVQGKQYGVPYTYYQWGIYYRKDIFEQYGIGEPKTWDDLKSASATLKENGVAPFAIGTKYLWTAAGWFDYINMRTNGLDFHIQLMEGKVPYSDERVKKTFANWAELVEPGYYLENHASYSWQEAQPFLYNGKAAMYLMGNFITPNFPAELDGKMDFFQFPVIDPSVPMSEDAPMDTLHIPSKAKNKEDARKFLEFVARAENQQLINEMLLQIPTNNKAKAKSDPFLDKGVAMLASTDGTAQFYDRDTDPAMAKEGMKGFQEFMVHPDRIEKILKKLDKVSKRTFK
- a CDS encoding carbohydrate ABC transporter permease; translated protein: MFPQPIQKAGRFTNISYRVALPISIVMWLLPLIAVMMTSIRSMDDINKGNYWGWPSEIQFIENYTQVFTSTSMGQYLINSLIITLPAVAGAVALSTLAGYALAKYNFKANVWIFAMFIAGNFVPFQILMIPVRDLTIGLGLYDTHWALIFFHIAFQAGFCTLFMRNFIVGIPDALIEAARVEGVSEWKIFWHVVLPLVRPALAALAVLVFTFIWNDFFWALVLVQSDDVRPVTAGLSSLQGQWLASWQFMSAGAVVAAIPPVVLFFTMQKHFIAGLTLGATKG
- a CDS encoding sugar ABC transporter permease encodes the protein MEQSVKTIYPQNHTPSAKKKRRISSKVSPWLFLAPAIAIFSLYVIYPILDSIWLSFFEWDGLGEKEWVGLENYRELFDSEAFYTSLTNNFLWLIFFMLAPPCGLAIALFLNQQVKGIRVVKSLFFFPFVISQVVVGLVFSWFYDPSFGLFNIALGAFGIEPISILADEDYVTYGIIAAGLWPQISYCMILYLTGLNNLDPEQLEAARLDGAKKWRMLWYVVLPQLRPATFIAVVVTVIGALRSFDLVATMTAGGPWGSSTVLAYQMYEESIFNYRMGYGAAVSVVLFLIMDIYIAYFLWRMLRSEK
- the ugpC gene encoding sn-glycerol-3-phosphate ABC transporter ATP-binding protein UgpC, with the protein product MADISLKQVIKRYGDVQTIHGVDLEISNGEFVVFVGPSGCGKSTLLRLVAGLEEITEGEIHIGDDLVNDIDPAERGVAMVFQSYALYPHMTVEENMGFGLKMNGVAKEVVEKQVTGAAKTLQLESLLKRKPKELSGGQRQRVAIGRAIVRNPRVFLFDEPLSNLDAELRVDMRLQIAKLHQDLQNTMIYVTHDQVEAMTLADKIVVLRDGRVEQVGSPLELYHSPQNEFVAGFIGSPKMNFLPCLVNNISETHAQLTINGSSKITLPLPSNGLVEGQKLTLGIRPEHLEINGESDITIEFQSEVVERLGNSTYMFGQSCGVDSFKVHLPGDQEVTRYQSLNLNFSSKDCHLFDAEGQRIN